The Spirulina subsalsa PCC 9445 region TTTTGCTTGTCTCAAGAATTTATAGCTAGTCCTAATGAGATGCGAACTCTGGGCTATTGTCCTATCTGGATTGTAGGCGTTTGCTGCGCAACGCTGCGCGTTCGCGAAGCGTCACGAAGTGAACGCGGAGCGTCACGAAGTGAACATTTTTTGCACGACTCAAGTAGGTTGGCTATACATCTTAGCCCTTATATTGCCCAAAATAAAGAATGAGAGCAAATCAAGCCTTTTGTTAACAATATGGCAAAATTTTTGCCCTATTTTTGTCACAATTTACAGCTATTGTGAGAAACACAAAGCGATTCTCAAAAACGGGTAAAATGGTTCAATCTCCTCTGAATCATCTCAGAGCAGGGTTAAACGTGAGGGAATTTCACCCATTGACCTAGGATTGCTATAAGTAGATGTCTCCACACAAACTTAAGCAACAGTTGAGGCAAAACCCGAGAACTCGAAGACCTGACCTATGAAACAATACCTTACCAACAATTTCGTCGCCCTATTTATCCTAGGGGGACTGTTCCAAAATCATGGAGTACTAGCCCATGAAGTTCTGACGAGATCATCAGCAATTCACGCATCACCTGATTTTCCCCTGACCGTGAATGCTCCAGCACAAGTATCTGTTTTGATTGACCACGATCATTTTTTTGGGGAACCCGAACTTTCTGATTTAACCTTATCGCCAGATGGTCAGTATTTAGCCTTTCGCAAACCTTGGCAGGGAGTCTCTAATCTTTGGGTGAAACCCCTTGATGCCGCGTTTACAGAGGCTTATCGCGTCACAGAAAGCGATCGCCCCATTGCCAGCTACTTTTGGAGCAAAGACGGACAAGCCATCCTCTACCTGCAAGATCAAGCAGGCAACGAAAACTATCAAATTTACGCCATTTCGCCCCATACCCTCACCCCTCCCCGCCAACTAACCCCCCCAACAGACGTTAGGGCGCTCATTTTAGCCGTCCCCAAAGCGACCCCCCAGCAGATTATTATTGGCTTAAATCAGCGAGATTCTCGCTACCACGACGTTTATCAACTCAACATCACCACCGGAAAAAAAAACCGACTGCGTGAGAACGATCAAAGCATCGTAGACTGGATTACAGACCTCGACGGAACCCTCCGTCTGGCCGTGCGACGCACCCCCGACGGCGGCAGCGAAATCCTCCGCGTCGATCCCCAGCAATTCACCCCCCTTTATCGTTGCAACTTCCAAGAAACCTGTTCCGTCCTTCGCTTCCACCCCAACGGAGAACAAGTCTATGTGATTAGTAATCGGGGAGAACCTTTCGATAAAACCCGTTTAATCCTCTTGGATCTCCGCACAAAATCCTACAAATTAGTACAAGCCGATCCTAAACAAGAAGTTGACTTTGGCTTTGCTCTCTTTGCTGCCCAAGATGAACGATTACTCGCCACCTATTATGAAGGCGATCGCTGGCGAGTTTATCCCCAAGATGACCAATTTGCTCAGGATCTCGCCCTCCTGCAAACCCTCCTCCCCCCCGGCGACATCTTTTTCCAATCCGCCACCAACGATGATCGCCTGCAAATCATCACCCTGCGCAGTGATATTAACCCCGGTTCCGTCTACCTCTTCAACCGCCAAACCCGCACGATCCAAAACCTCTACAACCTGCGCCCCCAACTTTCCCCCCAAAACCTCGCCCCCATGCAATCCTTCCGCTACACAGCGCGAGACGGCCTCGAAATCCCCGCCTATCTGACTCTACCCCGCAACACCCCCCCCCAAAACCTCCCCCTCGTTGTCTTCCCTCACGGCGGCCCCTGGTCCCGAGATAGTTGGGGTTATAATCCCTATGTTCAATTCCTCGCTAATCGGGGTTACGCCGTCTTCCAGCCCAACTTTCGCGGCTCCACAGGCTACGGCAAAGCCTTCCTCAACGCCGGGAATCAAGAATGGGGTACCGGAGCCATGCAGCACGACATCACCGATGGCGTAGAGTACCTGATTGAACAGGGAATTGCCGATCCAGAACGCATTGCCATCTTTGGTCTTTCCTACGGTGGATTCGCCGCCCTAGCAGGTTTAGCCTTCACTCCCAATCTATACCAGGCCGGAATTTCCTATGTTGGCATCTCCAACATCGTCACCTTTTTAGAAAATATCCCCCCTTACTGGAAACCCTTCCAGAAATTCCTCACCCTGCGCGTTGGAGATCCCAATGATCCTCAAGACAGACAACGCCTACAGCAACAATCCCCCCTCTTCGCCGTTGAACAAATTCAATCCCCCCTCCTCGTCATTCAGGGGGCCAATGATCCCCGAGTCAGAGCCACCGAATCCCATCAAATTGTCGCGGCTTTACGGGATCTCGGGCGAGAAGTAGAGTATTTACTCGCCCCTGACGAAGGACATGGTTTCACCCAGTCCATCAACCGTTTAGCCGTTGCCGTCGCTATGGAACGTTTTTTAGCCCATCATTTAGGGGGGCGTTATCAAGAAACACTTCCCCCAGCCTTACAAACCCGCTTACAACAATTAACTATTGATATAGACCAGATCAGGACACCTACCGAGCCACAAGAATGGGGCTATAAACCGTAATCTGCCCCTAGGAACCCAATAGGGCTTACTGTTTACTGATAAAGGTGAGACGTTCATCCACCACATCAACAAAAATAGTATCACCGGGGTTAAAGTGACCCCGTAGGATTTCTTTAGCAATGGCTGTTTCTAAATACCGTTGCACGGCACGCTTAAGGGGACGTGCGCCATAAACCGGATCATACCCAATTTCTACTAAGAAATCTAACGCCGCTTCGGCCATTTTAAGGGATAGTTTTTGTTCCGCCAGACGATTCTCTAAATGGCTAACGTGCAGCTTGACAATTTCCCGCAATTGACTTTTAACTAAACTGCGGAAAATAATCATTTCATCAATACGGTTGAGGAATTCTGGGCGGAAACTCTCCCGCATGGCATTCACGACCCGCGATCGCATTTCCTCATATTGACTATCATCTCCCGCCAAATCTAGAATATATTGCGACCCGATATTACTGGTCATAATGATAATCGTATTGCGGAAGTCCACCGTATGACCTTGGGAGTCTGTCAAGCGCCCATCATCTAACAATTGCAACATGATATTAAATACATCGGCATGGGCTTTTTCAATCTCATCAAATAAAATCACTGAATAGGGACGACGGCGAATGGCTTCGGTGAGTTGTCCCCCCTGTTCATACCCTATATAGCCCGGAGGCGCTCCCACTAAGCGGGAAACGGCGTGTTTTTCCATATATTCGGACATATCAATCCGTACCATTGCCTCCTCACTGTCAAAGAGACTTAAGGCCAAGGTTTTCGCTAATTCCGTTTTCCCTACCCCAGTCGGACCGAGGAAAATAAAACTGGCAATGGGACGATTGGGATCTGCAAGTCCGGCACGGGAACGCTGGATGGCATCGGCAACGGCTGTTACAGCTTCATCTTGTCCTACTACTCTCTGATGTAATTCTGCTTCAAGATGGAGCAGTTTCTCTTTCTCCGATTCCACTAATTTACTAATGGGAATCCCTGTCCATTTAGAAATAATTTCGGCAATGTCGGCCTCGACTACTTCCTCCCGTAGGAGAGATTTCCCGGTGGTTTGAATATTGGTGAGTTTAATCTCGGTTTCCTTGGCCTGACGTTGTAAGTCGGTTAATTTGCCATAGCGCAATTCTGCCGCCCGGTTGAGGTCATAATCCCGTTCGGCTTGTTGAATTTCTAAATTCACCTGATCAATGGTTTCTTTAATGGTGCGGATTTCGTTGATGACTTCTTTTTCCGATTGCCACTGGGCATTTAAACGGGATTGTTCTTCCTTGAGGTTGGCTAATTCCCGTTCTAATACTTCTAAACGTTCCAAGGAAATGGGATCATTTTCTTTTTGTAAGGATAAGCGTTCCATTTCCAATTGAAGAATTTTGCGGTCTACTTCGTCTAATTCTTCCGGTTTGGAGGTGATTTCCATTTTCAATTTAGCGGCCGATTCATCGACTAAATCAATGGCTTTGTCGGGGAGGAAGCGATCGCTAATATACCGATCCGATAACATGGCCGCCGCCACTAGGGCAGTATCGGCGATTTTAACCCCGTGATGCACCTCGTAGCGTTCTTTTAAGCCCCGCAAAATGGAGATGGTATCGGCGACATCCGGTTCATCCACTAAAACCTCTTGAAAACGCCGTTCTAAGGCCGCATCCTTTTCAATATATTTGCGGTATTCATCCAGCGTCGTGGCTCCAATACAGCGCAATTCACCCCGCGCTAACATGGGTTTGAGCAGGTTTCCGGCATCCATTGCCCCCTGAGTGGCCCCAGCACCTACCACGGTGTGGATTTCATCAATAAACATGATGATTTGTCCTTCTGACTCTGTAACTTCCTTCAGAACCGCTTTGAGACGTTCCTCAAATTCCCCGCGATATTTAGCCCCAGCGATTAAAGCCCCCATATCCAGGGCAATCACTTTGCGATCGCGCAGAGAATCCGGGACATCTCGACTAACAATCCGTTGGGCTAATCCTTCCACAATGGCCGTTTTCCCCACCCCCGGTTCCCCAATCAACACCGGGTTATTTTTCGTCCGACGGGAGAGAATTTGAATCGTGCGGCGAATCTCTTCATCTCGACCAATGACGGGATCCAATTTACCAGCCCGCGCCAAGGTCGTCAATTCCCGGCCATACTTTTCTAGCGCGTCGTATTTGCCTTCTGGATTCTGATCGGTGACGGTTTGACTGCCTCGAATACTCATAATAATCTCTTGTAACTTTTTGCGCGTTAAGCCAAATTCTTTAAATAAAGCCGCCCCAAAGCGCTCGTCTTGTTCGTAGGCGAGAATTAAATGTTCAATAGAAATAAAATCATCTTTAAAGCCTTGGCGGTTTTTTTCCGCCTGATCTAGTAGAACATCTAAACTCCGTCCTAAATAGATCGAGTCGGTGGTTTGGGTAATCTTGGGTTGACGACTGATGAATTCTTCCGTGCGATCGCGCAACCGTTGCACACTAATATCCGCTTTATTAAAAATACTCGTCGCCAGTCCTTCCTGTTCCAGCAGCGCCTTCAGCAAATGTTCACTCTCAATCTGCTGATTTTTATTCTGTTTCGCAATCTCTGGGGTTTTAACAATGGCCTCCCAAGCCTTCTCCGTAAATTGATTGGGGTTCGTCGGCTGCATAACCTTCTCTCATCCTCCTGCCAAGATATATAGTTATTGTAGGCGGTCGTCTGAGCAAGAAAAGCAGGGAAAACACAACCTTTAGGGGTTGGGTTTCCCTCTCAAGGGGAATCCGCCAGTGGGTTGGTGGGTTGCTATCTATACCCTCTCTTTCTTCGCGAGGAAGGGGAATTTCACCGCCCACATTTTTGGGTCAACGGAAGGTCATAATTTTTACCATTGAACCGGGGTGAATCACGGTTTCTCCTACCGGAACAATGGCTAAAGCGTTGGTTGTCGCTAAATTAATTAAATTCCCAGAACTATGGACTCCTCCGGCTAAATTAAACTCGTATTCTGTCCCCTTCCATGCGAGATTTCCCCAGAGATAGGTTTCTCGCTTTCCACTGGCTTTTAACTCTTGATTCGTCCGACCTTGAATAAATTTATCCCTTGGATCTTCACCATTTCCTGATAATTTTTGTAACGCAGGCTTGACAAAACGCCAACAAGTTACTAGAGCAGAAACGGGATTTCCCGGAATACCAAAATAAATACAGGATTGGTTGTTTTGATTAAAGGTGGCGACAGTGAGGGGTTTTCCGGGTTTTATGGCTACACTGGTCAGATGAATTTTTCCCCCTAATTGGGTTAAAACTTCTTCTACATAATCATAATCTCCGACGGAAACTCCTCCGGTGGATAAGACAAAATCAGCCGTTCTAAGCGCCCGGCTAATGGTAGCTTTTAACTGTTGAGGTTGATCGGGAACAATGCCTAAATTGATGGGAACGGCTCCTTGACTAATTAGAAATGCGGTTAAAGCATATTGATTTGAGTCAACAATTTTGCCGGGGGTTAAGCTTTGATCTGGGGTAATTAGTTCATCTCCAGTGGAAAAGATAGCCACCCGAGGGCGACGATAGACTTTTAATGGGTTGCATTTGGCACTTGCTAAAAGGGCTAATTCTGGGGCTTCAATGAGAGTTCCGGCTTTTAATAAAGTTGTTCCGGCTTGATAGTATTCCCCTTTTTTTCGCACAAAATCATAGGGTTGGGGAGCGGCTAAAATGGTGACAGTATCCCCATTTCTTTCGGTGTCTTCCTGCATAATTACAGCATCAGCACCGGGGGGCATAATGGCTCCGGTAAAAATGCGGGCGGCTTGTCCCGATTCTAGGGTTTTTTGGGGTTGAGATCCGGCGGGGATTTCTTCAATAATGGGGAGAGTTTGGGGATGAGCGCGATCGCAACTTTTCAGATCCTCCCAGCGCACGGCATAGCCATCCATCGCGGAATTATCCCAATAGGGGAAGTCTAACCCACTGGTGACAGAGGCGGCTAAAATTCGCCCCGTCGCACTTTCGAGACTCACGGTTTCTGTTTCACTCAGGGGTTGAATCAGGTCTAAGATCAAGCGTTCAGCGTCGGCAACAGGTAACATTTAATCAATGCTCAATTGTTCGATAAGAATATACTTGAGGGGTCTTGGGCAGAGTCAGCGTCCGTCGGTCAAAATCCCCGTCCTGACGCTAACTCTGAGAGTACAGCACGGGACGGATCGATTCCCGCACCCCTCAATCGTTAAATGAGGCCAATAGCACGGAAACCTTTGTAAGCAACGACGGCGAGGGTTGCAAAAACGGCCAAAATCAAGAAGTAAGCCACAATTGCCATAATTTTAATGCTCCTAAAAAGTGGGTTCGAGTCCTAGAATTCTGCTATTTTACCCGATTGGGGACAGGGGGAGACTCAAAAATCAAGGATAATAGAGGCTGAACTGTTGATCAATCAATCCCCCATGTCCTCTGTCATTGCTGTTAACTTACCTAACAATAGCTACAATATTGCGATCGCCCCGGAGAGTTTATCTCAACTGGGGGAACAAATGCGCCCCCTCGGTTTGGGTCAAAAAGTCTTGGTCATTTCTAACCCGGAAATCTTCCACCACTACGGAAAAACCGTCGTTCAATCCCTAGAAAAAGCCGGATACACCGTCGCTAGTCATCTAATCCCGGCCGGAGAATCCTACAAAACCCTAGACTCCATCGCCCGGATTTACGATACCGCCTTACAACACCGTTTAGAACGCTCTTCTACCCTCGTGGCATTAGGGGGGGGTGTCATTGGGGATATGACGGGATTTGCGGCGGCGACATGGCTGAGAGGGATTAACTTTGTCCAAGTTCCCACCTCTTTACTGGCAATGGTAGACGCATCCGTTGGGGGAAAAACGGGCGTGAATCATCCCCAAGGAAAAAACCTCATCGGGGCCTTTTATCAACCAAAATTAGTGTTGATTGATCCCCAAGTCTTGACCACCCTTCCCCCCCGAGAGTTTCGCGCTGGTATGGCGGAGGTGATTAAATATGGGGTCATTTGGGATGAGGATTTATTCACCCAGTTAGAAGCTGCCCAAGGATTACAAGATTTTTCGGATTTAGATCCTGAGTTATTGCAAGTCATCCTAACCCGTTCCTGTCAGGCGAAAGCGGATGTCGTCAGTCAAGATGAACGGGAGTCGGGATTACGGGCAATTTTAAACTATGGCCACACCATTGGTCATGCCATTGAGAGTGTAACGGGATATTCCCGGATTAATCACGGGGAAGCGGTGGGAATCGGGATGGTGGCGGCTGGTGCGATCGCCTTAAAATTGCAACTGTGGACAGAAAATGAAGCCCGTCGTCAGAATGCCCTCATTGAGAAAACTGGACTCCTCTCCCACATTCCCCCGGATTTGGACACTAGAGCGATTGTGGAGAGTTTGCAAAGGGACAAGAAGGTAAAAAGCGGGAAGATTCGTTTTATTCTCCCCACCCAGTTAGGCAAGGTCAAGATAACTGATGAGGTGCCCCATGACTGGTTAGGTCAAGTGATTGATCAGTTGAAGCCTTAAACCGTTAAGGTTGATTTTCCAACGGAAGGGTGAAATAAAAGGTACTCCCTTCTCCGAGAATACTTTCTACCCAAATTTTGCCCCCATGTTGTTGGACAATTTCCCGACAGATGGGTAAACCTAAACCTGTTCCGCCTTTTTCCCGGGAGTCGGAAGCGTCTACCTGTTGGAAACGACCGAAAATGGCCTCTAGTTTGTCGGCCGGGATACCTCGACCGCGATCGCGCACATAAAAGCGAATCTCCTCCGTTGCGACAACCACCCCCATCCAGACGGAATTCTGAGGGGGAGAAAATTTAATCGCATTACTAATTAAATTCGTTAAGGTTTGTTGGATTTGGTCAGGATCCACTTGTAAGGGAATAGAAGGAGGGGGGGCCGGGAGGGGATGGTGATCCACTTCCAGTTCCAGAGTAATCCCTTCTGAGTCCGCCATAGACTGCATAGCCTCTTTAGCACTTAACATTAACTCTACGGCGTTACAAGCTTGTTTGCACATTTCCACCCGACCCGAGGCAATACGTTCGAGGTCGAGGATATCATTGAGCAGTCGGGTTAAACGTTCGGTGTTTTTGACCGCAATATTGAGCATCTGCTGTCCTTTGGAGTCCAAAGTGCCTAAGCGCCCGGTGGCTAATAATCCTAAAGAACCGCGAATGGAAGTTAGGGGGGTGCGGAGTTCATGACTGGCAATAGAGAGGAAATCATCTTTCATCTGTTCAACGGCCTTGCGATCGCTAATGTCCACCATCACGCCAAAATACCCCCGCACTCCTCCATCCCCCGTTTGGTCAGGAATAAAGGTCGCGCTGATATAACGACTTTGACCGTTAATTTTGGGGGTTTGAAGTTCAAAGTTAATCTTCCGTCCGGCTAAGGCCGCGTGAATATAGGTTTGAATAAAGGGGTATAGATGCCCTAAGACTTCTTGGGCAGAACGTCCGGTAATTTGATCCCGAGACAGACCAAACCAATCCCCATAGGTTTTATTGTGGAAACGATAGCGCTCCTCTGCATCTACATAGGAAATTAACACCGGGAGCGCATCGGTAATGAGACGCAACTGCATTTCACTACGTCGGAGGGCTAATTCTGCTAAAAGGCGATCGCGAATTTCCTGTTGTAATTTAGTATTAGCGCGACGAAGTTCGGCAGTCCGGGCGGTTACTAATTCCTCTAGATGGTTCAAAAGTTTGGCTTGAGATAAAGCAATGGCAATTTGATCCACCAAGGCCGTTAATAACTCAATTTCTTCTTGATGCCAAGGACGAATCTCCTGACATTGATGAAGGACTAATTTCCCCCACAGTTGATCTTGATAAAAAATGGGGATCACTAACTTCGCCTTCACTTGCAGCAAGGTCAAAAAGTCCCGTTCGGCGGGGGAAAGTTCTACGACCGTGACATCAGGAATGACCAACACTTGATCCTGTTCTAGGGTAGTGATGCCCTTAGATTGCATCATAGTCTCATAACCCCCTTGGGATTCCACCGTAGGCCAGGGGTCTAAGACCACTTCCCGAATCGAGTTTTTTAGACCGTCGGGTTTTTCTTGTACCAATAACACCCGATCCACATTCAGAACACGCTGTACCTCTACCACCGTAGTCTGGAGAATATCTTCTAAATCCAAAGATTGCCGAATCTTCAAGGTTAACTCGGACAGTAATTGCACCCGTTCATAGGCTTTTTGTAGCTTTTCCTCGGCTTTCACCCGAGCGGTCACTTCCGCTTGTAAAATGTGGTTGGCCTCCCGGAGTTGGGCGGTGCGGTTGAGAATCCGTTCCTCCAGTTGACTGGTTAAGGTTTGTAATTCTAATTCCGCTTGCACCCGGTCGCTAATATCTCGGGCGACCCAAATCACAAATTGCTGAGGTAGGGGGGAGATACTGGCATCAAACCAGATCGTCTGCTCTCCATTGTCCAGACTATAATCAAAACTCACCGTTTGATGAGAGGCAATAGCTTCCTGTATCGGTCGCCAGAAATCAACCTGACAATCCGCGCCAAAAAACTTACTAAAAATCTCACTCACGACATCCCGTTCCCCATACAACTTACTGTAGTTGGTGGGCATGACCTGAATTTCCTGTTTCCGGGCATTAATCACTAACACTACATCCGTCATTGCCTCGAAAATGCCCCGCATTTCCGCTTCATTCGCCCGTAGTTTCTCCTCCACCATCTTACGCTGGCTAATATCCCGAGCCACCACCACCACCGCTTGCTGGGAAATCGGGGAAAAACGCCCATCTAAGCAAATTTCTGCCCCATTGACCATCACCGTATATTCCAAACTGGTAGGCTGTCCCGTGGTGAGACTCTCCTGAATACAAGCTAAATGAGCTTGGGTGAGTTCGGGGGTAAACCGTTCTAGGAGAGACTGACCCGGACGTAAATTTTGCCCCTGTAATAACTCCTTGGCCTTAGTCGGAGCCACCTTAACACAGCATCCGGTGCGATCGCGAATTAACACCAAATCATCCATTGCTGCCAAAATCGCCTGTAATTCCGCCTCCGTTTGTTTATGCTGCATAATCGTCCCCAACTGAGTCGCCACGGAGAAAATTAACTCCGCCAAACGTTCATCTTCCGGCAAAGGATTAAGAGAGAAAGACTGGAAGCGGAAAAACACCAACACCGCCAACACCCGACCCGGTTCAGGGGGGTCAAGGGTGAGAATGGGGGGAATGACAATCGGCACCGCTAACCCCGCTTGAATACCCCGTCGTTCCGCCAAGTCCCGACGATTAAAGTAGTGCAAGCCCAGATTGCGGTCTAAAGTATCCCCGAGTTGGAAAAACTCCGGTTCCCCTTGTAACCACACATGGCCAGGCAACCCTTCCCCTTTCTCAAAGGTTAACCCCTCACTTTCAGCCCGGAATCCTTGGATGTTTTCCTGTGTCTGAGCATCAATAGTGGGCTCCACATACCACGCCGGACTACATTCTAGGCGTTGTCCATCTAAGCTGGGAATCCACACCTCCCCATAACCCCAGCCACTACTCAGACAGACTCGCTCTAAAGCCGCTGTTAAGGCACTGTCGAGGTCGGGAGCATTCACAAAAGCCTGGGTAATATTGAGCAGTAATTGAGTTTCTTCCGCCGCCCGTTGGGCTTCGCTGATATCTTCCATTAAACCGAAGATAAACTCAACCACTCCCCCTTTTTTCACCGCACAAACCGTTAAACGACCCCAGACTAAACTGGTATCGGAGCGAATATAGCGTTTTTCCACCGAATAGGCCTGGGTGCGCCCCAACAGTAAATCCTCAAAGTCTTGTTCATCTAGGTCGATATCCCTCGGGTCAGTAAACGAGTCTAGGGTCATGCCCTGTAACTCCTCGGCCATATAGCCCAGAAACTCCTGGAAGGCCGCATTTGAGTCTATTAACGTCCCATCTAACGCCATGACCGCAATGCCAAGACTGGCACTCTCAAAAATGGCCTGAAAGCGAGCTTGGGCAGCAAATAATTCTTCTTGAATGGTCTTGCTTTCGGTGATGTCTCGGGTGACAAATAACACCGTATCCTCAGACATGGGGGAAATATTGGTCGAAAACCAGCGCAAGGCCGGCCCCATCATCAAACTATATTCCAGGCGTTGGGTGGTGCGATCGCCCAACGCCCGGTCAATAGCCTCTTGATGGAAGTCCGCTAAACCCTTGGGTAACACCTCAGCTAGGGTTTTATGCAGTAATTCCGCCGGAGGTTTAAGGAAAAAATTAGACTTCGTATTGGTAAATTTTAAACAGCGCCCCTCCCGGTCATACAGACTAATCAAATCATCCATCGTGGCAAAAATTGTCCGTAATTCCGCCTCCGTTTGTTTTTTCTGGATAACTGTACCCAATTGGGCTGTAATCGCCGAGACAAACTGTAATAACCGTTCCTCATCCCCTGACTCTAGCCCATCCATAAACTCAGAACGGAAAAACACCAACACCGCCAAAGGAGGAGGACTTAAGGACATCTCACGATGACCTTGATTCCCCGAGACATCATCTCCCCTTCCGGGATGGGGAAAATGCTCCTCCGTTCCCCTGCCTCCCCAAATGGGAATCGCTAAAGCCATTTTGAAGCGACAAGCTTGGGCTAACTCTTGACGGACTAACGGTTCCGAATCCCTTAAATCCTGAATATAAACCTGTTCACCCGTCGCCCAAACCCGCCCCGCTAAACCTTCACCCCGGCCTAAGGTCATCGTCTCACTCACCTCTTGAAACGTCTCAATTTGTTGATAAATCGCCTCGTGATTGGCTAACTGCGCCTCATGAATATAACTCGCTAGACTACACTCCAAACAATCCCCACTACTGCGGGGAATCCACGCCTCTCCATAGGTCCAGCCACTACTCACACAGAGTTCCGCTAACGCCGCTTCTAAAGCCAGTTCAAAATTCGCGGCATGATTAATCGCCTGTGTCACCCGTAATAATACTTGGGTCGCCTCTTCTGCTTTTGCCCGTCGGACAGCCTCCCCCCGACGACGCAATTCCCCTTGATGCCCCATAATATATTTACCCAAACTTTGAGCCATTAACTCTAAAATTTCCACATCATGACATTGCATCTGAAGGGTTTCTGCTTCTAAATAACGTGGCCGAGGAGAGCAAAACGTTAAACTTCCATAGACTTGACCATCCACCCAAATGGGAGTCCCCATATAAGATCCCAAATCGTCCGTTTCCTGTGTTAAATCATCATAAATTAGAGTTTGTTGTTGTTCGATTACCCGTTGCGTCCAAGGTTCATATCCCGTCACTTCCCCATCTTTGAAAAACTCTTTAGCCTTACCCACTAAACCTGTATTTGAGCAAGCTTCAATTATTCCGTTAGTAAATCCTAATAACTCACAACCTGTTTTTAAATAGTCATGGGCTAAATCCTCAAAATTCCGATAAACCGTAGTATGTAAACGGTGTAATTCTCGTAAATCACCACTAAAACGTTGTAACTGTTCATTTTGAATTTTTAACTGTCGAGTGGCAGTTAACAGACGGAGTTGATTATTAACCCGCGCCACCACTTCCGCCTGTTGAAAGGGTTTAGGGATATAATCCACTCCCCCCAAGCGAAAAGCGTGTACTTTATCAATCTCATTATCCAAAGCACTAATAAAAATGATC contains the following coding sequences:
- a CDS encoding PAS domain S-box protein, whose amino-acid sequence is MKTWQNSHSSYNIVVVDDTPANLRLLTTLLNQQGYEVRPAINGELALSAVRAMLPDLILLDIMMPDLSGYEVCRELKADEKTRNIPIIFISALDNEIDKVHAFRLGGVDYIPKPFQQAEVVARVNNQLRLLTATRQLKIQNEQLQRFSGDLRELHRLHTTVYRNFEDLAHDYLKTGCELLGFTNGIIEACSNTGLVGKAKEFFKDGEVTGYEPWTQRVIEQQQTLIYDDLTQETDDLGSYMGTPIWVDGQVYGSLTFCSPRPRYLEAETLQMQCHDVEILELMAQSLGKYIMGHQGELRRRGEAVRRAKAEEATQVLLRVTQAINHAANFELALEAALAELCVSSGWTYGEAWIPRSSGDCLECSLASYIHEAQLANHEAIYQQIETFQEVSETMTLGRGEGLAGRVWATGEQVYIQDLRDSEPLVRQELAQACRFKMALAIPIWGGRGTEEHFPHPGRGDDVSGNQGHREMSLSPPPLAVLVFFRSEFMDGLESGDEERLLQFVSAITAQLGTVIQKKQTEAELRTIFATMDDLISLYDREGRCLKFTNTKSNFFLKPPAELLHKTLAEVLPKGLADFHQEAIDRALGDRTTQRLEYSLMMGPALRWFSTNISPMSEDTVLFVTRDITESKTIQEELFAAQARFQAIFESASLGIAVMALDGTLIDSNAAFQEFLGYMAEELQGMTLDSFTDPRDIDLDEQDFEDLLLGRTQAYSVEKRYIRSDTSLVWGRLTVCAVKKGGVVEFIFGLMEDISEAQRAAEETQLLLNITQAFVNAPDLDSALTAALERVCLSSGWGYGEVWIPSLDGQRLECSPAWYVEPTIDAQTQENIQGFRAESEGLTFEKGEGLPGHVWLQGEPEFFQLGDTLDRNLGLHYFNRRDLAERRGIQAGLAVPIVIPPILTLDPPEPGRVLAVLVFFRFQSFSLNPLPEDERLAELIFSVATQLGTIMQHKQTEAELQAILAAMDDLVLIRDRTGCCVKVAPTKAKELLQGQNLRPGQSLLERFTPELTQAHLACIQESLTTGQPTSLEYTVMVNGAEICLDGRFSPISQQAVVVVARDISQRKMVEEKLRANEAEMRGIFEAMTDVVLVINARKQEIQVMPTNYSKLYGERDVVSEIFSKFFGADCQVDFWRPIQEAIASHQTVSFDYSLDNGEQTIWFDASISPLPQQFVIWVARDISDRVQAELELQTLTSQLEERILNRTAQLREANHILQAEVTARVKAEEKLQKAYERVQLLSELTLKIRQSLDLEDILQTTVVEVQRVLNVDRVLLVQEKPDGLKNSIREVVLDPWPTVESQGGYETMMQSKGITTLEQDQVLVIPDVTVVELSPAERDFLTLLQVKAKLVIPIFYQDQLWGKLVLHQCQEIRPWHQEEIELLTALVDQIAIALSQAKLLNHLEELVTARTAELRRANTKLQQEIRDRLLAELALRRSEMQLRLITDALPVLISYVDAEERYRFHNKTYGDWFGLSRDQITGRSAQEVLGHLYPFIQTYIHAALAGRKINFELQTPKINGQSRYISATFIPDQTGDGGVRGYFGVMVDISDRKAVEQMKDDFLSIASHELRTPLTSIRGSLGLLATGRLGTLDSKGQQMLNIAVKNTERLTRLLNDILDLERIASGRVEMCKQACNAVELMLSAKEAMQSMADSEGITLELEVDHHPLPAPPPSIPLQVDPDQIQQTLTNLISNAIKFSPPQNSVWMGVVVATEEIRFYVRDRGRGIPADKLEAIFGRFQQVDASDSREKGGTGLGLPICREIVQQHGGKIWVESILGEGSTFYFTLPLENQP